From a region of the Helianthus annuus cultivar XRQ/B chromosome 5, HanXRQr2.0-SUNRISE, whole genome shotgun sequence genome:
- the LOC110943343 gene encoding uncharacterized protein LOC110943343 produces the protein MKSKKNQDLTLYYEYHKDLGHTTNNCISLRLEIERALKEGKLQHLLTVAQKQTKRITPHDEGTSTGKKTMNVATTHMINGGRGKSRKAAIRPDNEWKDEQVVFPNVRGRPRDRRTVVITGYLAHYCTERLFIDPGSTSDIIYEQCFNQFD, from the coding sequence atGAAGTCCAAAAAGAACCAAGATCTCACTCTTTACtatgagtatcacaaggacttgGGCCACAcaaccaacaactgcatcagtctccgattggagattgagcgagccctgAAAGAAGGGAAGCTGCAACACTTGTTGACAGTCGCGCAAAAGcaaaccaagcgcatcaccccccacGACGAGGGCACCTCCACAGGAAAAAAGACCATGAATGTGGCCACAACCCACATGATCAATGGAGGCCGTGGAAAGTCGCGCAAGGCAGCAATAAGACCGGACAATGAGTGGAAAGACGAACAAGTCGTTTTCCCCAATGTCCGAGGCAGACCGCGCGACAGGCGCACCGTCGTAATCACCGGCTACCTAGCTCATTACTGCACGGAGCGGttgttcatcgacccgggcagtacctCTGACATTATATATgagcaatgcttcaaccagttcgattaA